A single window of Ignavibacteriota bacterium DNA harbors:
- a CDS encoding glycosyltransferase encodes MSGDFKKILKHFFIPDKSSLWKLTALKKGLQIISEQKIDIIFSTSPPHSTHLIAQAVSKHSGVKWIADFRDEWIDNSLFHRSKLKENETKLELSVLNDCSHITTITNKAKQNFSQRISNDKISVIRNGYDEDDFTEIKIKEIESKNRKLKFAYAGRLNELHSPKNLFAALSNLFKSQKINPEEISFTFIGGSGNDKWLNEFPELNEIVTFIQYLQHDKMLLKLNEADVMLLLATNMNTTELFPAKMFEYFRLEKYVFAIISSLGELSDTVNEYHNSLIAIESDIEQIQLGILKILADFKNDKLKVKVDKNFIDSFQRKKQAEQLFKLFQKITAGKNE; translated from the coding sequence TTGAGCGGCGATTTTAAAAAAATTTTAAAACATTTTTTTATTCCAGATAAATCATCTTTATGGAAATTAACTGCGCTTAAAAAAGGATTGCAAATTATTAGTGAACAAAAAATTGATATAATTTTTTCCACATCTCCGCCGCATTCAACACACTTAATTGCACAAGCAGTTTCCAAACATTCCGGCGTTAAGTGGATAGCCGATTTTCGAGACGAATGGATAGACAATTCATTGTTTCACAGATCAAAATTGAAAGAAAACGAAACAAAATTAGAGTTGAGTGTTTTAAATGATTGTTCACATATAACAACAATAACGAATAAAGCAAAGCAAAATTTTTCACAAAGAATTTCTAATGATAAAATTTCGGTAATTCGCAATGGTTATGACGAAGATGATTTTACTGAAATTAAAATAAAAGAAATTGAATCTAAAAACAGAAAATTAAAATTTGCTTATGCGGGAAGATTGAACGAACTTCACTCACCGAAAAATTTATTTGCCGCATTGTCTAATTTATTTAAAAGCCAAAAGATCAATCCGGAAGAAATATCTTTTACATTTATTGGCGGTTCCGGAAACGATAAGTGGCTTAATGAATTTCCGGAATTAAATGAAATTGTAACGTTTATTCAATATTTGCAGCATGATAAAATGTTGTTAAAATTAAATGAGGCGGATGTTATGCTCTTGCTGGCAACCAATATGAATACAACGGAATTGTTTCCCGCAAAGATGTTTGAATATTTTAGATTGGAAAAATATGTGTTCGCTATTATTTCTTCATTGGGCGAATTAAGTGATACAGTTAATGAATATCATAATTCTTTAATTGCAATTGAATCTGACATCGAACAAATTCAATTAGGCATTTTAAAAATTTTAGCGGATTTTAAAAATGATAAACTGAAAGTTAAAGTAGATAAAAATTTTATTGACTCATTT
- a CDS encoding site-2 protease family protein, which translates to MPDIQISQKLILMFYFLPIFLVSLSIHEFAHAFVANKLGDDTAKSQGRLTLNPLKHIDLIGSIVMPILAFTSGFMLIGWAKPVPVNRNKLRNQNRDDAFVSFAGPFSNLILAVLVYFIFNVLANFDIEISNTLYNIFRLTVIFNVFLFCFNLLPFPPLDGSHILFDLFPNQYTAKLLNLGIYGTIILFLFIYSPLWKIFMNLVDWINGFFVM; encoded by the coding sequence TTGCCAGATATTCAAATAAGTCAAAAGTTAATATTAATGTTTTATTTCCTTCCAATTTTTCTGGTTTCATTAAGCATCCATGAATTTGCGCATGCATTTGTAGCCAATAAATTAGGAGATGATACCGCAAAATCGCAAGGAAGATTAACATTAAATCCATTAAAACACATAGATTTAATTGGAAGCATTGTTATGCCAATTTTGGCTTTTACTTCCGGATTCATGTTAATCGGCTGGGCAAAACCCGTTCCGGTTAACAGAAATAAGTTAAGAAATCAAAATAGAGATGATGCATTTGTATCGTTTGCAGGACCATTTTCAAATTTAATCTTGGCAGTTTTAGTTTATTTTATTTTTAATGTTTTGGCAAATTTTGATATTGAAATCAGTAATACATTATATAATATATTTCGTTTGACTGTAATTTTTAACGTTTTTCTTTTTTGCTTTAACTTACTTCCATTTCCGCCGCTTGACGGGTCGCATATTCTTTTTGATCTTTTCCCAAATCAATATACGGCAAAACTTTTGAACTTAGGAATTTACGGAACAATAATTTTGTTCCTATTCATTTATTCGCCTTTGTGGAAAATTTTTATGAATTTGGTGGATTGGATTAACGGATTTTTCGTTATGTAA
- the xerD gene encoding site-specific tyrosine recombinase XerD — translation MHEFVKEYLTLLQIEKNLSVNSISSYRNDLTKFLEFIELNKISDLNLITFKQITDFFSEQRKTGITSATVGRYSSSLKGFFLYLKNQNYIETNPTTNLNSIRLSRKLPSVLSFNEIEKILDKPNVEEKFGLRDKAILEILYSSGLRVSEATNLKLSDLFFDDEVIRVFGKGSKQRIVPIGSSARKWVKEYLIKLRPMLEKNMKSENIVFLNSKGTKLSRMAIWKIVKRYCDEAEINREVHPHTFRHSFATHLLEGGADLRAVQEMLGHSDISTTQIYTHIDREYVKQVHKDFHPRG, via the coding sequence ATGCATGAGTTTGTAAAAGAATATTTGACATTGCTGCAAATTGAAAAAAATCTTTCGGTGAATTCTATTTCCTCATATAGAAATGATTTAACAAAATTTCTTGAATTTATAGAACTGAATAAAATATCAGATCTTAATTTAATTACATTCAAGCAAATCACTGATTTTTTTTCCGAACAAAGAAAAACGGGAATTACTTCTGCTACAGTTGGAAGATATTCCTCATCCCTTAAAGGTTTTTTTTTATATTTAAAAAATCAAAATTATATTGAAACAAATCCCACAACGAACTTAAACTCAATCAGATTATCTCGAAAATTACCGAGTGTTTTATCTTTCAACGAAATTGAAAAAATTTTGGATAAACCAAATGTTGAAGAAAAATTCGGTTTAAGAGATAAGGCAATTCTAGAAATTTTATATTCTTCTGGTCTGCGTGTTTCCGAAGCCACAAATTTAAAATTGTCCGATCTTTTTTTTGATGATGAAGTAATTAGAGTTTTTGGCAAAGGTTCAAAACAAAGGATTGTACCTATTGGCTCAAGCGCGAGAAAATGGGTAAAAGAATACTTGATTAAGTTAAGACCGATGCTTGAAAAAAATATGAAAAGCGAAAATATTGTTTTTTTAAATTCAAAAGGGACTAAACTTTCAAGAATGGCAATATGGAAAATAGTTAAAAGATATTGCGATGAAGCGGAAATTAATAGAGAAGTGCATCCTCATACATTCAGACATTCATTTGCAACTCATTTACTTGAAGGCGGAGCTGACTTGAGAGCGGTTCAAGAAATGCTTGGTCATTCTGATATTTCAACGACACAAATTTACACGCATATAGACAGAGAATATGTAAAACAAGTTCACAAAGATTTTCATCCGAGAGGTTAA
- a CDS encoding HDIG domain-containing protein, producing the protein MAKLFNSNSLENLKKNKNLKILIILIGSILIAAMFPRGEALEFDVSVGSIWIQDDLIATMPFEILKDPESYRIEKLRASQGVFSVFEKKHNVKEQVLDSVEIFNKLLISKVDKELEQNSTNSKFKFLSSESVNKIKEIRKYENMLSVRYPITTEKLFSNIVEIFNKIYDKDFLDVNFDEIEKDSIALRDGKFENLLPKNKFLDKSENEKRIDNLIASYSTTDPEQMSIYFEYIQHFLKSTISFNENLTNNEIKLAQERVSKNIGLVEENERIVAKHNRITPDIKQKIDSYRIARGEERGIWSRILQALGKILHVLVIISLFSLYVYLFRPKIYNDNSKIFLITFIILLISFIAFSINRINVNAPIELLILVPVVSMLLTIFFDSRIGFYGTIVISLIVGGLRGNDYSLAVMNIVAGGLAAYTVRDIKNRNQIFRSFLFILIGYIASILAFGLERFAPWEEVLIQCGFAASNALFSPVLTYGLIIFFEKLFKITTDITLLELTDFNHPLLKELARNAQGTFNHSLTMGNMVESAAADIGANPLLVRVGALYHDIGKSQNPSAFVENQIDNYNIHDQLTPDQSAAMIIDHVPQGVQMAEEENLPVEIIDFIKTHHGTLLVSYFYDKAIEENANTNIEEQKYRYPGPKPFTKETALLMLADACESAVRAMAEPTPEKIENIISNIISSRLKDGQLEDSPLTFSDLSKIRKSFLATLVALHHKRIRYPKQDEMESEISEDKEK; encoded by the coding sequence ATGGCAAAATTATTTAATTCAAATTCATTAGAGAATTTAAAGAAAAATAAAAATCTTAAAATACTAATAATTCTTATCGGATCAATATTAATTGCCGCAATGTTTCCAAGAGGAGAAGCTCTCGAATTTGATGTATCCGTAGGATCAATTTGGATTCAGGATGATCTAATTGCAACTATGCCGTTTGAAATTCTTAAGGATCCTGAATCATATCGAATTGAAAAATTAAGAGCATCGCAGGGAGTTTTTTCTGTGTTTGAAAAAAAACACAATGTGAAAGAACAGGTTTTAGATTCTGTTGAAATATTCAATAAGTTACTTATTTCCAAAGTTGATAAAGAATTAGAACAAAATTCAACAAACAGCAAATTTAAATTTTTAAGTTCCGAAAGCGTAAACAAAATTAAAGAAATTAGAAAATATGAAAATATGCTTTCGGTCAGATATCCAATTACAACTGAAAAGTTATTCAGCAACATTGTCGAAATTTTCAATAAGATATATGATAAAGATTTTTTGGATGTCAATTTTGATGAAATTGAGAAAGACTCAATTGCTTTACGCGACGGAAAATTTGAAAATCTTCTGCCCAAAAATAAATTTTTGGATAAAAGTGAAAATGAAAAAAGGATTGATAATCTAATCGCTTCTTATTCTACCACTGATCCTGAACAAATGTCAATTTATTTTGAGTATATCCAGCATTTTTTAAAATCCACAATTTCATTTAATGAAAATTTAACTAATAATGAAATTAAATTAGCTCAAGAAAGAGTTTCGAAGAATATCGGTTTAGTAGAAGAAAACGAGCGAATTGTTGCAAAGCATAACAGAATTACTCCTGATATAAAACAAAAAATTGATTCTTATAGAATTGCGCGCGGAGAAGAAAGAGGTATTTGGTCGAGAATTTTGCAGGCACTAGGAAAAATTTTGCACGTGTTGGTGATCATATCGTTATTTAGTCTATATGTTTATTTATTCAGACCCAAAATTTATAATGATAATTCTAAAATATTTTTAATAACATTTATAATTCTTCTAATAAGCTTTATCGCATTCTCAATTAATAGGATCAATGTTAACGCGCCAATAGAACTGCTGATTTTGGTTCCTGTAGTTTCAATGCTACTCACAATATTTTTCGATTCCAGAATAGGCTTTTACGGCACAATAGTTATTTCGTTAATTGTTGGTGGATTAAGAGGAAATGATTATTCATTAGCCGTTATGAATATTGTAGCAGGTGGTTTGGCTGCTTATACAGTTAGAGATATTAAAAATCGAAATCAAATTTTCAGATCATTTTTATTTATTTTAATTGGCTATATAGCAAGCATTCTTGCCTTTGGTTTGGAAAGATTTGCGCCTTGGGAAGAAGTTTTAATTCAGTGCGGATTTGCCGCCTCAAATGCTTTGTTTAGTCCTGTTTTAACATACGGACTAATAATATTTTTTGAAAAATTATTTAAAATTACTACAGACATAACATTGCTGGAGCTAACGGATTTCAATCATCCCTTGTTGAAAGAATTGGCAAGAAATGCACAAGGCACATTTAACCACTCATTAACAATGGGAAATATGGTAGAAAGTGCCGCTGCTGATATTGGTGCGAATCCCTTGCTAGTTAGAGTAGGCGCATTATATCATGATATAGGCAAATCACAGAATCCAAGCGCATTTGTTGAAAATCAGATTGACAACTATAATATTCATGACCAGCTAACGCCTGATCAAAGTGCCGCAATGATAATTGACCATGTTCCGCAAGGAGTTCAGATGGCTGAAGAGGAAAATCTGCCCGTTGAAATTATAGATTTCATTAAGACTCACCACGGAACACTTTTAGTTTCATATTTTTATGATAAGGCAATTGAAGAAAACGCTAATACAAATATCGAAGAACAAAAATACCGTTATCCCGGACCAAAACCATTTACAAAAGAAACAGCTTTGTTAATGCTTGCCGATGCCTGTGAGTCAGCTGTGAGGGCAATGGCTGAACCTACTCCGGAAAAAATTGAAAACATTATTTCCAATATTATCAGCAGTCGTTTGAAAGACGGACAGCTTGAAGACTCTCCATTAACATTCTCAGATTTGTCAAAGATTAGAAAATCATTTTTGGCTACGTTGGTAGCTTTACATCATAAGAGAATACGATACCCTAAACAAGATGAAATGGAAAGTGAAATAAGTGAAGATAAAGAAAAGTAA
- a CDS encoding Cof-type HAD-IIB family hydrolase: MINPKILENIDLVVFDLDGTLLNGDSEIGIKSIELVNELKKLGVRFTFATGRIHHSMIAYAKILDLKTPLISLDGAVIKSYPANETIFESFIKAKYVNRALEMADNFLLKSALSHNEAIYYTEQNSLIPRLMEKYEAVFEEINSYDDLVDSTLEVIVTGDFKNSIKAIENKMKFPYAFGLKTSFYKSQDQDGVYFLEIRNKNCSKGDGLLKLIKHLNINIKNTAVMGDWYNDRSLFRTNALKIAIANAVDDIKNMADYVTSKTNEEDGTAEFLEMLLRAKNGKII, from the coding sequence ATGATAAATCCTAAAATATTAGAAAATATTGATTTAGTTGTTTTTGACCTTGATGGGACACTGCTCAACGGTGATTCAGAAATTGGAATTAAATCAATTGAATTGGTCAATGAATTAAAAAAATTAGGTGTGCGGTTTACGTTTGCAACCGGCAGAATACATCATTCAATGATTGCATACGCGAAAATTTTGGATCTTAAGACTCCATTAATTTCTTTAGATGGCGCGGTTATAAAAAGTTACCCTGCAAATGAAACAATTTTCGAATCATTTATAAAAGCAAAATATGTTAATAGAGCGCTTGAAATGGCGGATAACTTTTTATTAAAATCCGCTTTAAGTCATAATGAAGCTATTTATTATACAGAGCAAAATTCTCTAATTCCAAGACTAATGGAAAAATATGAAGCCGTCTTTGAAGAAATCAATTCATATGATGATTTAGTTGACAGTACGTTGGAAGTAATTGTTACCGGAGATTTTAAAAACTCGATTAAAGCGATTGAAAATAAAATGAAATTTCCATATGCATTTGGATTAAAGACATCGTTTTATAAATCTCAAGATCAAGATGGGGTTTATTTTTTAGAAATAAGAAATAAAAATTGTTCAAAAGGCGATGGTCTATTAAAATTGATAAAACACTTAAATATAAATATTAAAAATACCGCCGTAATGGGTGATTGGTACAATGACAGATCACTGTTTAGAACAAATGCTTTGAAAATTGCCATTGCAAACGCGGTTGATGATATTAAGAATATGGCGGATTATGTTACGTCGAAAACTAATGAAGAAGACGGAACAGCAGAATTTTTGGAAATGTTATTAAGAGCTAAAAATGGCAAAATTATTTAA
- a CDS encoding sodium/solute symporter (Members of the Solute:Sodium Symporter (SSS), TC 2.A.21 as described in tcdb.org, catalyze solute:Na+ symport. Known solutes for members of the family include sugars, amino acids, nucleosides, inositols, vitamins, urea or anions, depending on the system.): MVDKTFDYLIIILFLIGVALFGIFKGGKQRTVEDYFLGSKNIPWWAVCFSIVAAETSTLTFISIPGLAYLANLNFLQVTFGYLIGRIIIAKYFLPSYFNGELSTAYEFLEKRFGYKTRSFSSIVFMFTRTAADGVRLFATAIPLKLMLGIDYSYAIIIIAVISLMYTITGGMKGIIWVDVLLMFIYLGGALLSLYFLLYQFLPDSFNSIIFAAQPENKLNVINLNFSNSLAEFFSQPYTLPSGILGGAFLSMASHGTDQLIVQRLLSIKNLKEARKAIVGSGIVVILQFVIFMLVGAALFAYYGKLNIRSDEIFPKFIIENIPSPFSGVIIAGLFAAAMSTLAGSISALSSSTMLDIYQAFKKNRVVKNDLKISRLFTIFWAVMLIFAALIFMNSPQTVVELALSIASFTYGGLLGTFMLGLFVKRAKQEDAIAAFTGGIFIMVTVISLKLTAWTWYTIIGVTATILLGTFLSFLNKK; this comes from the coding sequence ATTGTGGATAAAACTTTTGACTATTTAATTATTATTCTATTTCTCATTGGTGTTGCCTTATTTGGAATTTTTAAAGGCGGAAAACAAAGAACTGTTGAAGATTATTTCCTAGGTTCAAAAAATATACCATGGTGGGCAGTTTGTTTTTCAATAGTTGCAGCTGAAACCAGCACTCTAACATTTATTTCAATTCCCGGTTTGGCATATTTGGCAAATCTAAATTTCCTTCAGGTAACGTTCGGTTATTTGATCGGAAGAATAATTATCGCAAAATATTTTCTCCCAAGTTACTTCAATGGCGAACTAAGCACTGCTTATGAGTTTTTAGAAAAACGATTTGGCTATAAAACAAGGTCGTTTTCATCAATTGTATTTATGTTTACAAGAACAGCAGCTGATGGTGTTAGATTATTTGCAACAGCAATTCCATTAAAATTAATGCTTGGAATCGACTATTCTTACGCTATAATAATAATTGCTGTAATTTCCTTAATGTATACAATTACGGGTGGAATGAAAGGAATTATTTGGGTTGATGTTCTCTTAATGTTCATTTATTTAGGCGGGGCATTGCTTTCTTTATATTTTTTATTATATCAATTTTTACCCGATAGTTTTAACAGCATTATCTTTGCTGCTCAGCCGGAAAATAAACTTAATGTTATAAATTTGAATTTTAGTAATTCCTTAGCTGAGTTTTTCAGTCAGCCTTATACTTTGCCAAGCGGAATTTTAGGAGGAGCATTTCTATCAATGGCTTCGCACGGTACGGATCAGTTAATTGTGCAAAGGCTGCTGAGCATAAAGAATTTAAAAGAAGCGCGGAAAGCAATTGTTGGAAGTGGAATTGTTGTAATATTGCAGTTTGTAATTTTTATGTTAGTCGGTGCCGCATTGTTTGCGTATTACGGTAAATTGAATATAAGATCGGATGAAATATTTCCTAAATTTATAATAGAAAATATTCCTTCGCCCTTTTCCGGAGTTATTATTGCCGGATTATTTGCCGCAGCTATGTCAACTTTGGCGGGATCAATAAGCGCACTTTCTTCATCAACAATGTTGGATATTTATCAGGCATTTAAAAAAAATAGAGTTGTTAAAAATGATTTAAAAATTTCAAGACTTTTTACAATATTCTGGGCGGTTATGCTGATTTTTGCGGCGCTAATTTTTATGAATTCACCGCAGACAGTTGTAGAATTAGCACTAAGCATAGCATCATTTACTTATGGCGGACTATTAGGCACTTTTATGCTAGGATTGTTTGTTAAACGCGCAAAGCAGGAAGATGCAATTGCGGCATTTACCGGCGGAATTTTTATAATGGTTACGGTAATTTCATTAAAATTAACCGCGTGGACTTGGTACACAATTATAGGTGTTACAGCTACCATACTACTTGGAACTTTTTTATCTTTCTTAAATAAAAAATAA
- a CDS encoding STAS domain-containing protein: MNENVNFEFKKTGDVAVFKLNEKTFDASIAGLVKGELTILLSSEDIQKLVFDLSEIEYCDSSGLSAILLSFRILQTNDGHIRLAAPQKSVKTLIEISQLNRVLPIKDTVEEAVNELKAI; encoded by the coding sequence ATGAACGAAAATGTAAATTTTGAATTCAAAAAGACTGGCGATGTTGCAGTTTTTAAATTAAATGAAAAAACATTCGATGCATCAATTGCAGGCTTGGTAAAAGGTGAATTGACAATTTTACTTTCTTCCGAAGATATTCAAAAATTAGTTTTTGATCTTTCGGAAATTGAGTATTGTGATAGTTCCGGTTTAAGCGCCATATTACTTTCATTTAGAATTCTTCAAACAAACGACGGTCACATAAGACTTGCAGCTCCTCAAAAAAGTGTTAAAACATTGATAGAAATTTCACAATTAAATAGAGTACTTCCAATAAAAGATACAGTTGAAGAAGCCGTCAATGAGTTAAAAGCAATTTAG
- the ligA gene encoding NAD-dependent DNA ligase LigA, with protein sequence MKADIIKYIEELRDKIRVYDYSYYILAESKISDYEYDQLVKELQKLENENPQFITPDSPTQRVGSDLTKEFLPVEHKIPMLSLANSYSEQELFEFDKRIKNFLKSEADIEYVCELKIDGVSISVIYENGTLKKAATRGDGIIGEDVTANVKTIKTVPLKLINKSNIPSLFEVRGEVFMGIEDFKKLNKQRESENLKLFANPRNSSAGTLKLQDPKIVASRPLDIFTYYLFSDDIELVSQENNLKLLKSFGLKVNESYKVCKNIAEVIKYCEHWDTEREKLSYETDGVVIKVNSIELQKKLGNVAKSPRWAIAFKFTAKKISTKLLSITWQVGRTGAVTPVAELEPVFLAGSTISRATLHNKDEIERKDIRIGDIVIIEKGGDVIPKISEVVLEKRVSEVKKTEIPKKCPVCGESLFYPEEEVAIYCVNNLCPAQIKGSIEHFGSRGAMDIEGLGESIINILVDMNFLNSYVDIYNLKERKDELISIDRFGEKSVLNLLNAIEKSKSKPFEKVLFAIGIRFVGAGVAKKLAAHFQNIENIINASSEEIEAVPEIGPKISESVTKFFNNSKNLEIINKLKAAGLNFEIEKISQRNIIFEGLTFVLTGTLSKYTRDEAKNIIERNGGKVSSSISSKTDYVLAGESAGSKLDKAQKLNIKIIDEENFEKMLEKH encoded by the coding sequence ATGAAGGCTGATATAATAAAATATATTGAAGAACTTAGAGACAAAATCAGAGTTTATGATTATAGTTATTATATTTTAGCGGAAAGTAAAATAAGCGATTATGAATATGATCAACTTGTTAAAGAACTACAAAAATTAGAAAACGAAAATCCTCAATTTATTACACCTGATTCTCCAACCCAACGTGTCGGTTCAGATTTAACAAAAGAATTTTTACCCGTAGAGCATAAAATTCCAATGTTAAGTTTAGCCAATTCATACAGCGAACAAGAGCTTTTTGAATTCGATAAAAGAATTAAAAATTTTCTGAAAAGCGAAGCTGATATAGAATATGTATGCGAATTGAAAATTGACGGTGTCTCAATTAGTGTAATTTATGAAAATGGAACTCTTAAAAAAGCGGCGACAAGAGGCGACGGGATTATTGGCGAAGACGTTACTGCAAATGTAAAAACTATAAAAACAGTTCCTTTAAAACTTATAAATAAATCTAACATTCCAAGTCTTTTTGAAGTCAGAGGTGAAGTTTTTATGGGAATTGAGGATTTTAAAAAATTGAACAAACAGCGTGAATCCGAAAATCTTAAGCTATTTGCAAATCCTCGAAATTCTTCCGCAGGAACATTGAAATTACAAGATCCGAAAATTGTAGCATCAAGACCATTGGATATATTCACCTATTATTTATTTTCCGACGATATTGAGTTAGTATCACAAGAAAATAATTTAAAACTTTTAAAATCATTCGGATTAAAAGTAAATGAATCATATAAAGTATGTAAAAATATTGCCGAAGTAATAAAATACTGCGAACATTGGGATACAGAAAGGGAAAAACTTTCTTATGAAACCGACGGCGTTGTTATAAAAGTAAACAGTATTGAACTTCAAAAAAAATTGGGTAATGTTGCAAAATCACCAAGATGGGCAATTGCCTTTAAATTCACTGCAAAAAAAATATCAACAAAATTACTTTCAATAACATGGCAGGTGGGAAGAACTGGAGCTGTTACACCGGTTGCAGAGCTTGAACCTGTATTTTTAGCCGGCTCAACAATCAGCAGAGCAACTCTGCACAATAAAGATGAAATTGAAAGAAAAGATATCAGAATTGGCGATATTGTAATTATAGAAAAAGGCGGTGACGTAATTCCAAAAATCTCAGAAGTTGTTTTGGAAAAACGCGTAAGTGAAGTTAAGAAAACCGAGATACCAAAAAAATGTCCGGTCTGCGGCGAAAGCTTATTTTACCCGGAAGAAGAAGTGGCAATATACTGTGTAAATAATTTATGTCCCGCTCAAATAAAAGGCAGCATAGAGCATTTTGGGTCGCGCGGAGCAATGGATATTGAAGGATTGGGAGAATCTATTATAAATATTTTAGTAGATATGAATTTCTTGAATTCTTATGTCGATATCTATAATCTTAAAGAACGGAAAGATGAGTTAATATCCATTGATAGATTTGGTGAAAAAAGTGTTTTAAATTTGCTTAATGCAATTGAGAAAAGTAAGTCCAAACCCTTTGAAAAAGTTCTTTTTGCAATTGGGATAAGATTTGTTGGCGCGGGAGTTGCAAAAAAATTGGCGGCCCATTTTCAAAATATTGAAAATATTATTAATGCATCTTCAGAAGAAATTGAAGCCGTGCCGGAAATTGGTCCTAAAATTTCCGAAAGCGTAACAAAGTTTTTCAATAATTCTAAAAACTTAGAAATTATCAATAAATTAAAAGCTGCCGGTTTAAATTTTGAAATAGAAAAAATATCCCAAAGAAATATTATCTTTGAAGGATTGACTTTTGTTCTTACGGGAACATTATCAAAATATACTAGAGACGAAGCAAAAAATATAATTGAGCGGAATGGCGGTAAAGTAAGTTCATCAATAAGTTCTAAAACTGATTATGTTTTAGCAGGTGAAAGCGCGGGTTCAAAACTGGACAAAGCTCAAAAATTAAATATCAAAATTATTGACGAAGAAAATTTTGAAAAAATGTTAGAGAAACATTAA
- a CDS encoding DUF4115 domain-containing protein produces the protein MSEILRKFSEQLKSKRLAKKITLDQIHSKTRIDKKFLEALEEGNFSLMPEVYMKAFLKEYCNFIGLNTDEMISKYELAKQGLNFENEVSEPKSETEKPKKSESKSTKKETIAAKKDTLPVKENVVEEPKVIGEESVNHNITKQLQKNNSLYYALFAIVLLLVIFVVYNTFLRDPDNSFITEKPFEETLTTNEILNSNKIDSTTEAVKTDSSSKDSTNQIVNEHEDIGKTQVFNSGLELKITCDDKAWVRVVTDEKDNNEFILSKDMTRSFNAKDQFLLHIGNSGSIKLYLNNKELEFNKAPGRSRKMIINKNGIQYLSLKNTVQNEG, from the coding sequence ATGAGTGAAATTTTAAGAAAATTTTCTGAACAATTAAAGTCCAAGAGATTAGCTAAAAAAATTACACTCGATCAAATCCATTCAAAAACTAGAATAGATAAGAAATTTCTGGAAGCATTAGAAGAAGGTAATTTTTCATTGATGCCGGAAGTTTATATGAAAGCTTTTTTGAAAGAATACTGCAATTTTATCGGTTTAAATACTGATGAAATGATTTCAAAATATGAATTGGCAAAACAAGGATTAAATTTTGAAAATGAAGTTAGTGAACCAAAATCCGAAACTGAAAAGCCTAAAAAAAGTGAGTCTAAATCTACCAAGAAAGAAACAATAGCTGCCAAAAAAGATACTTTACCCGTCAAAGAAAACGTTGTTGAAGAACCGAAAGTGATCGGCGAAGAATCCGTAAATCATAATATTACCAAGCAATTACAAAAAAATAATTCATTGTATTATGCTCTTTTTGCGATTGTGTTATTACTTGTTATTTTTGTCGTTTACAATACATTTTTAAGGGATCCTGACAATTCCTTTATTACGGAAAAACCTTTTGAAGAAACGCTTACGACCAATGAAATTTTGAATTCAAATAAAATTGATTCAACTACTGAAGCGGTTAAAACGGATAGTTCTTCAAAAGATTCTACAAATCAAATTGTTAATGAGCATGAAGATATTGGAAAAACTCAGGTTTTTAATTCGGGACTGGAACTGAAAATAACCTGCGACGATAAAGCTTGGGTTAGAGTTGTAACAGATGAAAAAGATAATAATGAATTCATATTGTCAAAAGATATGACAAGAAGTTTTAACGCAAAGGATCAATTTTTACTTCACATCGGAAATTCTGGGTCTATAAAACTTTATCTAAACAACAAAGAGTTGGAATTCAATAAAGCCCCGGGAAGATCCAGAAAAATGATAATAAACAAAAATGGAATTCAATATTTATCTTTAAAGAATACCGTTCAAAATGAAGGCTGA